In one Choloepus didactylus isolate mChoDid1 chromosome 1, mChoDid1.pri, whole genome shotgun sequence genomic region, the following are encoded:
- the ATXN7 gene encoding ataxin-7 isoform X4, with protein MEGNKKPLQNSPFSAQGLKTPLERRHSSSSKPSLAVPPTSVFSFFPSLSKSKGGSGGGSNRSSSGGVLSTPSSSSKLLKSPKEKLPLRGNTRPMHPIQQSRVPHGRIMTPSVKVEKIHPKMDGTLLKSAVGPPCPATVSSSVKPGLNCPSIPKPTLPSPGQILNGKGLPAPPALEKKSEDNSNNRKFLNKRLSEREFDADIHCGVIDLDTKKPCTRSLTCKTHSLTQRRAVQGRRKRFDVLLAEHKNKTREKELIRHPDSQQPTQPLRDPHPAPPRTSQEPHQSSHGAIPSESRPFAASKLKPHTPSLPRPPGCPAQQGGSAPIDPPPVHESPHPPLPATEPASRLSSEEGEGDDKEESVEKLDCHYSGHHPQPASFCTFGSRQIGRGYYVFDSRWNRLRCALNLMVEKHLNAQLWRKIPPVPSTTLPVSTRVPHRTNSVPTSQCGLSYLAAATVSTAPVLLSSTCISPNSKSVPAHGTTLNAQPAASGAMDPVCSMQSRQVSSSSSSPSTPSGLSSVPSSPVSRKPQKLKSSKASRPKESSGNSTNCHSTSSSNSGGSGKKRKISSPLLVHSSSSSASSCSSSSSHSMESFRKNCVAHSGPSYPSTVTSSHSIGLNCVTNKANSVSVRHDQSGRGPPSGSSAESIKRMSVMVNSSDSTLSLGPFIHQSSELTVNSHGSFSHSHTPLDKLIGKKRKCSPGSSSVNSSSSKPTKVAKLPAMNNVHMKHTGTIPGAQGLMNNSLLHQPKARP; from the exons aaagaaGACATAGCTCATCCAGTAAGCCTTCATTGGCCGTTCCTCCCACTTCagtattttccttcttcccttccctgtccAAAAGCAAAGGAGGCAGTGGAGGTGGAAGCAACCGTTCTTCCAGTGGAGGTGTTCTCAGTACACCCTCATCAAGTTCCAAGTTGTTGAAATCACCCAAAGAGAAACTGCCGCTCAGGGGGAACACCAGGCCAATGCATCCCATTCAGCAGAGTAGAGTCCCCCATGGTAGAAT CATGACGCCCTCTGTCAAAGTGGAAAAGATTCATCCGAAGATGGATGGCACACTACTGAAATCTGCGGTGGGGCCACCCTGTCCTGCTACTGTGAGTTCCTCAGTCAAGCCTGGCCTTAACTGCCCCTCAATACCAAAGCCAACCTTGCCTTCGCCTGGACAGATTCTGAATGGCAAAGGGCTTCCTGCTCCACCTGCTCTGGAAAAGAAATCTGAAGACAATTCCAATaataggaaatttttaaataagagatTGTCAG AAAGAGAGTTTGATGCTGACATCCACTGTGGGGTTATTGACCTCGACACCAAGAAACCCTGTACCCGGTCTTTGACATGCAAG ACACATTCCTTAACCCAGAGGAGGGCTGTCCAGGGTAGAAGAAAACGATTTGATGTATTATTAGCCGAgcacaaaaacaaaaccaggGAAAAGGAATTGATTCGCCATCCGGATTCTCAGCAACCAACACAGCCTCTCAGGGACCCACATCCCGCCCCTCCTAGAACTTCACAGGAGCCACACCAAAGCTCTCATGGAGCGATTCCTTCTGAATCAAGGCCTTTCGCAGCTAGTAAACTTAAACCTCACACCCCCAGTCTTCCGAG GCCTCCAGGCTGCCCTGCTCAGCAAGGTGGGAGTGCCCCCATTGACCCTCCTCCAGTCCATGAATCTCCACACCCTCCCCTGCCTGCCACTGAGCCAGCTTCTCGGTTATCCAGTGAGGAGGGCGAAGGCGATGACAAAGAAGAGTCTGTTGAAAAACTGGACTGTCATTATTCAGGTCATCATCCTCAGCCAGCATCT TTTTGCACATTTGGGAGCCGGCAGATTGGAAGAGGCTATTACGTGTTTGACTCCAGGTGGAACCGGCTTCGCTGCGCCCTCAACCTCATGGTGGAGAAGCATCTGAACGCGCAGCTGTGGAG GAAAATCCCACCAGTGCCCAGTACCACATTGCCCGTCTCCACGCGTGTTCCTCATCGGACAAATTCCGTGCCAACATCCCAGTGCGGGCTCAGCTATCTTGCGGCAGCCACCGTCTCTACAGCCCCAGTCCTGCTCTCATCCACCTGCATCTCCCCAAATAGCAAATCGGTACCAGCTCATGGAACCACACTGAATGCACAGCCTGCCGCTTCTGGGGCGATGGATCCTGTGTGCAGTATGCAATCCAGACAAGTGTCCTCTTCATCCTCGTCCCCTTCCACACCCTCCGGCCTTTCCTCGGTCCCCTCCTCCCCtgtgtccaggaaacctcagaAGTTGAAATCCAGCAAGGCTTCAAGGCCCAAGGAGTCTTCTGGTAACAGCACTAACTGTCACAGCACCAGTAGCAGTAACAGTGGTGGCTCAGGAAAGAAACGCAAAATTAGCTCCCCATTGTTAGTCCACTCCTCGTCCTCCTCTGCCTCTTCctgctcttcctcttcttctcatTCCATGGAGTCTTTTAGGAAAAACTGTGTTGCTCACTCTGGGCCATCCTACCCCTCAACGGTAACATCTTCCCACAGCATCGGCCTCAACTGTGTGACAAATAAAGCAAACTCGGTGAGCGTCCGGCACGACCAGTCAGGGAGGGGCCCCCCTAGCGGGAGCTCTGCTGAATCCATCAAGAGGATGAGTGTGATGGTGAACAGCAGTGATTCCACTCTTTCTCTTGGCCCGTTCATTCACCAGTCCAGCGAACTGACCGTCAACTCCCACGGCAGTttttcacactcacacactcCTCTAGACAAACtcataggaaagaaaagaaagtgctcACCTGGCTCGAGCAGCGTCaacagcagcagtagcaaacccACAAAGGTTGCCAAATTGCCAGCCATGAACAACGTCCACATGAAACACACAGGCACCATCCCAGGGGCACAAGGACTGATGAACAATTCCCTCCTTCATCAG CCAAAGGCACGTCCCTGA
- the ATXN7 gene encoding ataxin-7 isoform X3: protein MPIFGLCPAHDDFYLVVCNDCNQVVKPQAFQSHYERRHSSSSKPSLAVPPTSVFSFFPSLSKSKGGSGGGSNRSSSGGVLSTPSSSSKLLKSPKEKLPLRGNTRPMHPIQQSRVPHGRIMTPSVKVEKIHPKMDGTLLKSAVGPPCPATVSSSVKPGLNCPSIPKPTLPSPGQILNGKGLPAPPALEKKSEDNSNNRKFLNKRLSEREFDADIHCGVIDLDTKKPCTRSLTCKTHSLTQRRAVQGRRKRFDVLLAEHKNKTREKELIRHPDSQQPTQPLRDPHPAPPRTSQEPHQSSHGAIPSESRPFAASKLKPHTPSLPRPPGCPAQQGGSAPIDPPPVHESPHPPLPATEPASRLSSEEGEGDDKEESVEKLDCHYSGHHPQPASFCTFGSRQIGRGYYVFDSRWNRLRCALNLMVEKHLNAQLWRKIPPVPSTTLPVSTRVPHRTNSVPTSQCGLSYLAAATVSTAPVLLSSTCISPNSKSVPAHGTTLNAQPAASGAMDPVCSMQSRQVSSSSSSPSTPSGLSSVPSSPVSRKPQKLKSSKASRPKESSGNSTNCHSTSSSNSGGSGKKRKISSPLLVHSSSSSASSCSSSSSHSMESFRKNCVAHSGPSYPSTVTSSHSIGLNCVTNKANSVSVRHDQSGRGPPSGSSAESIKRMSVMVNSSDSTLSLGPFIHQSSELTVNSHGSFSHSHTPLDKLIGKKRKCSPGSSSVNSSSSKPTKVAKLPAMNNVHMKHTGTIPGAQGLMNNSLLHQPKARP from the exons aaagaaGACATAGCTCATCCAGTAAGCCTTCATTGGCCGTTCCTCCCACTTCagtattttccttcttcccttccctgtccAAAAGCAAAGGAGGCAGTGGAGGTGGAAGCAACCGTTCTTCCAGTGGAGGTGTTCTCAGTACACCCTCATCAAGTTCCAAGTTGTTGAAATCACCCAAAGAGAAACTGCCGCTCAGGGGGAACACCAGGCCAATGCATCCCATTCAGCAGAGTAGAGTCCCCCATGGTAGAAT CATGACGCCCTCTGTCAAAGTGGAAAAGATTCATCCGAAGATGGATGGCACACTACTGAAATCTGCGGTGGGGCCACCCTGTCCTGCTACTGTGAGTTCCTCAGTCAAGCCTGGCCTTAACTGCCCCTCAATACCAAAGCCAACCTTGCCTTCGCCTGGACAGATTCTGAATGGCAAAGGGCTTCCTGCTCCACCTGCTCTGGAAAAGAAATCTGAAGACAATTCCAATaataggaaatttttaaataagagatTGTCAG AAAGAGAGTTTGATGCTGACATCCACTGTGGGGTTATTGACCTCGACACCAAGAAACCCTGTACCCGGTCTTTGACATGCAAG ACACATTCCTTAACCCAGAGGAGGGCTGTCCAGGGTAGAAGAAAACGATTTGATGTATTATTAGCCGAgcacaaaaacaaaaccaggGAAAAGGAATTGATTCGCCATCCGGATTCTCAGCAACCAACACAGCCTCTCAGGGACCCACATCCCGCCCCTCCTAGAACTTCACAGGAGCCACACCAAAGCTCTCATGGAGCGATTCCTTCTGAATCAAGGCCTTTCGCAGCTAGTAAACTTAAACCTCACACCCCCAGTCTTCCGAG GCCTCCAGGCTGCCCTGCTCAGCAAGGTGGGAGTGCCCCCATTGACCCTCCTCCAGTCCATGAATCTCCACACCCTCCCCTGCCTGCCACTGAGCCAGCTTCTCGGTTATCCAGTGAGGAGGGCGAAGGCGATGACAAAGAAGAGTCTGTTGAAAAACTGGACTGTCATTATTCAGGTCATCATCCTCAGCCAGCATCT TTTTGCACATTTGGGAGCCGGCAGATTGGAAGAGGCTATTACGTGTTTGACTCCAGGTGGAACCGGCTTCGCTGCGCCCTCAACCTCATGGTGGAGAAGCATCTGAACGCGCAGCTGTGGAG GAAAATCCCACCAGTGCCCAGTACCACATTGCCCGTCTCCACGCGTGTTCCTCATCGGACAAATTCCGTGCCAACATCCCAGTGCGGGCTCAGCTATCTTGCGGCAGCCACCGTCTCTACAGCCCCAGTCCTGCTCTCATCCACCTGCATCTCCCCAAATAGCAAATCGGTACCAGCTCATGGAACCACACTGAATGCACAGCCTGCCGCTTCTGGGGCGATGGATCCTGTGTGCAGTATGCAATCCAGACAAGTGTCCTCTTCATCCTCGTCCCCTTCCACACCCTCCGGCCTTTCCTCGGTCCCCTCCTCCCCtgtgtccaggaaacctcagaAGTTGAAATCCAGCAAGGCTTCAAGGCCCAAGGAGTCTTCTGGTAACAGCACTAACTGTCACAGCACCAGTAGCAGTAACAGTGGTGGCTCAGGAAAGAAACGCAAAATTAGCTCCCCATTGTTAGTCCACTCCTCGTCCTCCTCTGCCTCTTCctgctcttcctcttcttctcatTCCATGGAGTCTTTTAGGAAAAACTGTGTTGCTCACTCTGGGCCATCCTACCCCTCAACGGTAACATCTTCCCACAGCATCGGCCTCAACTGTGTGACAAATAAAGCAAACTCGGTGAGCGTCCGGCACGACCAGTCAGGGAGGGGCCCCCCTAGCGGGAGCTCTGCTGAATCCATCAAGAGGATGAGTGTGATGGTGAACAGCAGTGATTCCACTCTTTCTCTTGGCCCGTTCATTCACCAGTCCAGCGAACTGACCGTCAACTCCCACGGCAGTttttcacactcacacactcCTCTAGACAAACtcataggaaagaaaagaaagtgctcACCTGGCTCGAGCAGCGTCaacagcagcagtagcaaacccACAAAGGTTGCCAAATTGCCAGCCATGAACAACGTCCACATGAAACACACAGGCACCATCCCAGGGGCACAAGGACTGATGAACAATTCCCTCCTTCATCAG CCAAAGGCACGTCCCTGA